The Vigna radiata var. radiata cultivar VC1973A unplaced genomic scaffold, Vradiata_ver6 scaffold_131, whole genome shotgun sequence genome has a segment encoding these proteins:
- the LOC106753501 gene encoding UBX domain-containing protein 1: MAGVSLKCGDCGALLRTVEEAQEHAELTSHSNFSESTEAVLNLVCTTCSKPCRSKTESDLHTKRTGHTEFVDRTSETVKPISLEVPKVDAIASLENPSGTASTDQNEEMVVPEVDKKLLEELESMGFSTARATRALHYSGNAGLEAAVNWIVEHENDHDIDQMPLVPANTKIEAPKPSLTPEELKAKQQELRERARKKKEEEEKRTEREKEKERIRIGKELLEAKRIEEENERKRLLALRKAEKEEEKRAREKIKQKLEEDKAERRRRLGLPPEEPSAAKSSATPVVEEKKSFVPVRPATKAEQMRECLRSLKQNHKENEARVKKAFQTLLTYVGNVARNPDEEKFRKIRLSNQSFQDRVGSLKGGIEFLEICGFEKIDGGEFLFLPRDKVEMAILNTAGSELDSAIKNPFFGVL, from the exons ATGGCGGGGGTTTCTCTCAAGTGCGGTGACTGCGGTGCTCTGTTGAGAACGGTAGAAGAAGCCCAAGAACACGCCGAACTCACTTCCCATTCCAACTTCTCCGAATCCACAGAAGCTGTTCTCAACCTCGTTTGCACCACTTGCTCCAAACCCTGCAGATCCAAAACT GAGAGTGATCTGCACACTAAAAGAACGGGCCACACTGAGTTTGTTGACAGGACTTCGGAGACCGTGAAACCGATTAGTTTGGAGGTACCGAAGGTGGATGCAATCGCTTCGTTGGAAAACCCTTCCGGCACCGCATCAACTGATCAGAATGAAG AAATGGTTGTTCCTGAAGTGGACAAAAAGCTGCTTGAAGAACTCGAATCAATGGGTTTTTCAACGGCACGGGCTACGCGCGCGCTTCATTACTCTG GCAATGCTGGCCTTGAGGCGGCTGTAAACTGGATAGTTGAGCATGAGAATGATCATGACATAGATCAGATGCCCTTG GTACCTGCCAACACCAAAATTGAGGCTCCTAAACCTTCTCTTACCCCAGAAGAATTGAAGGCCAAACAACAGGAACTAAG GGAGAGAGCTcgcaagaagaaagaagaggaagagaagagaacagagagagaaaaagaaaag GAGAGAATTCGCATTGGCAAGGAGTTGCTGGAAGCAAAGAGGATTGAGgaagaaaatgagaggaaaCG GTTGTTGGCCTTGAGAAAAgcagagaaagaggaagagaaaagggCTAGGGAGAAAATCAAGCAAAAGTTGGAAGAAGACAAG GCAGAAAGAAGGCGGAGGCTCGGATTGCCGCCAGAGGAACCTTCAGCAGCCAAATCTTCAGCTACACCTGTTGTGGAGGAGAAAAAG AGTTTTGTGCCTGTTAGGCCTGCCACAAAAGCTGAGCAAATGAGAGAGTGCCTCCGTTCTCTCAAGCAGAACCACAAG GAGAATGAGGCCAGAGTAAAGAAAGCATTCCAAACTCTTCTAACTTATGTAGGGAATGTTGCCAGAAATCCCGATGAGGAAAAATTCAGAAAGATACGTCTTAGTAACCAATCTTTTCAG GACAGAGTTGGTTCCTTGAAAGGGGGCATTGAATTTCTAGAAATTTGCGGGTTTGAGAAGATAGATGGTGGCGAGTTCTTGTTTTTGCCTAGGGACAAAGTTGAGATGGCGATCCTGAACACAGCCGGATCTGAACTAGACTCTGCAATTAAGAATCCCTTTTTTGGAGTTCTTTAG